The genomic stretch ATGCATTCCCCGATTTCGATAGTTGTGATGCAATAACGCACCCTGCCGTTCCAGCCCCGACTAGGTTGAAAACGGTTAAATTTCAGTAAACTAAATAAGTTTTGTAACGGAATTTTCATAGTTACCGATTATGTAGTCGTAATTGTTCGCTGGATTTTCAACTATGTTAATTGGCGTACCATAGTAATAATTGTAAAGTACGGACAGCGTTAAACAAACAAAgggaaatatgaaaatattccaCATCATCATTCACGTAATTATCGATAAACTTTCAACTCGAATCAACAGCTCTGCCTCTTCACAATGTTATCAAGATTCTTTTTGTTTCGTCTTAATGATACGGCTACGTAATTggcatgtatatgtattattaaGTTAGCACATGCGTTGGTATGTATGTAAAAGAAATCAATACTTCTAGCTCGGTGAATCTTGGCATTCAAATTTACCGTTTCTTCGAACACGAAAAGACCGCGCACTTGGTCGGTAACTTGATGCAGCAAGTTATTTTAGTCGGTAAGTAAAATAGTAATGCTCGGATTATGTGTGTGTTGATTGAACATCAATCCTTCGGAATTTCCAAAGAAAAACATAGTACCTAGTAAGTGTTGAGCTTACAGATGAAGCACAATTCATATCTGACTGAAAAAGTtgggaaatttgaataaaatgtagATACAACACGATTACTTACCGAGTTTCGGTAGATAAGGTAGGCAGCGCTTCATTGATGGCTTAAATGCTCAGACTGTCCATTGGCAGCACTGAATTCTTTCACTCGTTGCCAGCAAACGTGATAGTTGATTTGTTTCGGTCTTTCGCGTCTGGTAGAAACGCAACGAGATGCGTATTGAAAACTGTTATTTCTGTTCGTCCCGTATTTATCCGGGACACGGTATACAATTCGTTAGAAACGACTCCAAGGTGAGTAATTTTCTGAGCTTTGCTTTGGTTATTGTGCTTGAACATTCTTAGCGACATTCACAAGGCGTTTATATTGAGATTCGTGAGCACGTGTCTAGCGTGACAGAAAATTTAGGTTATGTTTCTCAACCTCTTGGATATGgatatcaataattattcactGGATTCAACGTTTTGCTCCGATAACTAACAACTGATAATGAGATAAGAACAAACATCAAATCCCGGataatgattataagaactttttacagattttcacATTCACAACTCGCTCAACAACATTTGAGCGAAAACAACTTACCGAACTTATCGCATCGTTATATTATTTCAGATATTCAAATTCTGTCGATCAAAATGCCACGCGGCAttcaaaaagaagaagaacccAAGGAAGGTGAAGTGGACTAAAGCCTACCGAAAGACAGTCGGCAAAGAATTGTCGGTTGATCCGGCGTTCGAGtttgaaaagagaagaaacgtACCACTTAAATACGATAGAGAGTTGTGGACGAAGTCAGTCGACGCCATGAAGAAAATCGAGTTGATAAGACAGAAAAGGCAGAACGCGCACATAATGCAGAGACTGCGCAAGGGACGCGAACTTGAACAAGACAGAGACGTTAAGGAGGTTCAACGTGATCTGAGTCTAATCCGCTCACCAGCGGCGGGTCTTAAGGAGCGCAAGAAGCTTGAGGAGTCTGTCGAAGAGGATGAGAAAATGGAGGATTCGGATTCTGAGGAAATGGAAGCGGAAGAAGTTGTGCTATGAATGTTGAAGAAGCAATCAGCAATTATTTCTTTGTACAAAACTTTAAGTATATAGTTAATAAGTTATCCgcgttttttttcactcaaaacATCGTAACTCAATTATCATTAGCTATTACTCTGCGCAGCTCTGAGTTCTGCACTTTCATAAGTTATTAATATCGTGATTGTTTTCTTGTCAAATTCTGATCACATCAACGTACAGTCACTATTGGCATCCATAAATAAGTACTAAACTATGGCATTGATCCTGATGGCATATACGATTTGGTTCCTATATATCATGAATTAATATTcggttaaattttcaaatatgttacgaaatttattcatcaacaGCTTATTTGGTACTCATATTTATATAAGCCTATGATCAGCACAGGTTCAAATGTAATGTCTAACTGTTGGGACAAAGTAACAcatgaaaatgtaaataaaattcatattcaaaaattttcaagttattgTTTTACTGTATGATAGTAAGAGAAGAGTATTTGGGTGTTTTTGAATAAAGAGAATCACATTCACTGATGAAAACAGTTTACAACAATCAAAATTAATATCGGAAATTGTtaatgtttgaaattgaagatgTGTTTCTCAAAAATATTAAGCGCTTTGTTTTGGGTTGTGCGATGTCAACCACgaagttttctttcaacattAGTGAGAATGTCTCGGTCGATGCATCTAATAGCAAACGGTTAGTTTCCGTTACCTACTATTGGTACACAGCCAACCGTTGGAGAATTAGTAATTTGAATCTTGACGTCTGGTATTCAAGAATCCGTACGGATACATGCTAGATCATATAATAGATGACGTTATGGTGTGAGGACCGAATATTTCAGGTTTGCGAGGGAAACAGAAGAACAGTACTAATTACTTCGGAAAGTAGGAAAAcgaatttgtaaaattgaccTCTTCAGGAATTCCGTAATATACCTTCGAATTCATCGGTGAAGTTAAAATAAACTTAAAACTTGGAATTTGCATCTGATTTGGATGTTATTTAGAATCAGTCCAAATTGTCTTTGTATAGAAGCATCGATTCCCTTCGATCGCAACTATTGCTGCAATAATCGAGAAACAAGTGTTTTTTATCATTAACCCtttcatacatacatttttccttataTACGCGATTCACTCGAAATTTTGCGCACATGGGCTattggggtcgctgattaagaatctgaactcgaaatttgaatattcgaaATGGCGGATGCAATATGGTCGacgtaaattcgaaaattgatttgatttttatataaCTATATTTTACATGGTctttggggtcactgattacgtATATGAagtcgaaattcgaaaattagaAATAGGGGATCCCATATCGCGGGTAAACAAAACAAGaggtagaaaaattttgaaaaaatactgtataattttttgccGTGTATTGTAAGTTTGTGTAACAATTGGCATTTAGATATTCATAGTGGATTACCAAAAAATGCTTTTTGTCGTGGAAAAGTACAAATTCGACCGTTTGTTTACATGAGCTAGTTTTTAGACTTGAAAATAGTTCATAGATTATCTGGTACCAAAAAACTCGGCAGTCATTACGAAAAAAGTAGCTTAATAAATAAgaagctgtaaaaaaaatgagataaaTCGTGAATTATAGGGTTGACCAGTATCTTCGTTCCCCAAAgagtgaatttattttatgtaGCCGAGTTTAACAAATAAGCCATTATGTCAAGACCACATCATCGTTTTCCGTACTTTCTTGGAACAGTTGGAAGAAGCGGCTCGAGGAAGGAGATTTTTTGAGGATTCGATAGGCCGGAATGCGAAGGGTGGAAGAAGATCGAGGACTGCCGCAGCGGGACCTCGAGTAAGGTGTGAACCTCGATGACAGAGCAAACAGTGGCCCGATGTTTCGGCAATTACTGGGCAAACTGGGGGCCTTGTTTGTTCTGCCCGAAATGTGTTACAACAATACTAACCCCGAGGACTAACAAAACACTGGCTTGACTCTCAAAGCGGTCAAGAGCGTGACTCGCAGATTCATCTATCGGTCCGAATTGGCCGAATAACCCGCCTTCTACGCGCGACGCCTTTGACGGGCACCGCGACGCCACGACGCCGTTGTTCATCGCTGACAGCTTTCTTTCTACCTTGAAAGTTTGTGTTTTTCATCCTCTACCTTTCTTCGTCCGtactttttcccattttctgCATCAACGCGGGTGCCAAGTAGTTGCAGCGAATCCCCCTTACCACGATGAAATACATTACATTTAGGGATGAAAGGTGTGCTTTGGTTACACGACAAACTTGACACCACTCGTCGAATCAGGATCTTTACATTCCGGTGAAACTTGACCTGAAATTTCCAGGATTTTTGGGTcagtgtgattttttttaactagtATACTTCTTGCGAAATCCTTGAAATTATCCATTAATTTTAGCATTGGAAAAAAACTCATTTACCTGTTCGGAcaatatcaaaatcaaaacttCGAAGATATGAAAACTATGTTACCTTATTGAtctatcgatgaaaaaattattttccctaTACTTACACCTGAAAGAATGTGAAAATTGGCtagaaaaatcttatattttCGAAGAAATgtgtttttacatttaaatagACACTGCGTTTACAAAGGAATAGAATTTTGGGTGGAAAACAGAGTACCAAAAATAAGGATACCTCGTAGACTTGATATAACGATGTATTTAATTAATAGAACCGCTGATTCAGCGCtgaattgttttttcgatAATCGAGTGATCGAGAGACCGATCAACTGAACGTGTCAATTACGAACAACCGAGTGACGACAATACCGATCGATCGAAAAGATTGATGATCGAAATTTCGATGAATCGACGGATCGATAAATTGACAAACAATCGATCGAAGTTCACGATTGATCGTTGAATCGTACACTCCTAGTTATTTCACATCCAGGACCACTGATACGTCAATGTATCAGTGACCAGGACGAAAAGTTCGTGAGGTGAATATAGTCGCGGATCGCGCGCGCGCCACGCATGCTCGAAAATCTCTGCACGATGCTCGACCGATTGACAAGGACAACTTCGGTCAGGTGCCGTCGCGGCGGGCGGTGATTTATTCAAAGCTTTTCCCTCGACTCCTGTCATGTACGAGTGAAACGTGTTTGTAGAATAAAAGAACCGCCGGCTCCATCCGTGGAGTATCGAACTCTGTTTATTGCGAGCCTGCGTCCGCCGTGGattcttctcattttttcaatttctcttgACAAGATCAACGCATCACGCGTGTAATTATAAATATCGCGTCACGATGAACATATTAGATTATTTTTCGTTCAGGTGTTCGGACGCAATTCATCCGCAGGTGTAGAATGATTTAAATTCGTCATAAATGGTACGGTGAGAGTTTGTAGCTGGTGAAACGTTCCTTGCATAATTTGAACTGAACAAACGAGACGTGAAATTGCGGAATTGGATAGTGAGTAAAATTCGAACATCTTTATACTAAATCACAGCTCCGCTCTGTTTTTATTCGGTATTGAATTATGGCTGAAATTGAATTGCTCTTGGTAGTAACAGAgttcgattcgaatttcgtCGATGATAAATTGATCGTCTTATCCAGGATGACTCAATCAGCTCTACCCACCTGCCGCAAATTGAGAGGCTAACGCACGTTACTGTTGTCCATTTGACCAAGCACCGCAGCTTCTCAATGCAAGAACTTCGGATATAAATGGTCCGATTATCAATTATCTGAATTGATCAATTAGTCTGCATGCGGCTCACGTAGTTCAGTAATTGAGTGATTAGGTACAACTTCCTCTTCCGATTTGGTTTTCAATAGGCAGACATGCGGTGATTCTTGCGGGATTCTTCCTCCATTCTTTTTTACTCTCATCCAATTACCAGGGAATTTGGCTCCGAACTCATTGAATATACCGGTCAGGAGTATAACCGTTGTTTTGTTATTACACTCCTTTGATATTTTACCACTAGACTAGACTGGGTGGGTAGGACCTGAGCAACGTGTCGAGACTCTTGTAATAACATGTTCTTCGAAGATCGGAAATACAATAAGACGTGTCACGCACAAATAAGTATAATGCACTTCCAACCACTGGAATTCGGTCGAACAATATTATTCTACGGTGCTTTTCTTTGTCGACCCGACTaaattttcaatgtattttgaaaattcttgtgATTCAAGATGCGGAGCAGTGACACATATATTTTCGAACGCTGGACCAATTCGAGCACCCGAGTTTGGTACCCTATTTACACTGCATTTTGACAGGAATAAGCTACAAAATTTACTCCTTTCGATACCCAATTTGTCGATCGACCGATGTTTTTAGATTGAGATTGATTCGGTACAATTTGGACAGAAACGGACCTTCTCAACCTAGAAATAAAGTTACACATTCAAGAACGACGACGTTATTTAATCATTTCTTCAATAAAAAAGCTTATAGTTGCAACAATTTTGATAAGCAAGTGGCTCGTTTAATTCGTGAATGATTTTCCTAAATCACCTGAAAAGTTTGTCTTTTTTCGTGACGATCAAGTATTTACTAATAAATCACAATTATAGTGGTAGATGTACTATTcttgtaatatataatacgttGACTAATCGTATTGTTGTAATCGAACGAGGAGCCCAATAAGAAAACTGACAATCTAAAAAGAATTAATCCAATAGCGAATTTAGCGATTAGTTCGTCAGGATTGGTTAAATGTTACGATGATCCGAtttcagaaataattcaacggTTATGTGACTCGCTAGTAGTTATTTTCATAATACATTATTAGAATTGAAACTTgcgattttataattttttcctcgattCTGAAAGATTCAACACCGCAATGATCTCAATTAATTAGAAATCATTTGCATCAAGTGCTGAGTCAACTTAACCTAAAACCACTCGGGTCAAACATTAATTTATCGAAATTGGTCAAGTGGTGCGATGATTTGATTAGAAAAATCGTTCCACGATCATGCAATTTTCTCAAAGTCACTAATAATTATGTTATTAGAGTTAAAATCGTGATTTTTGGATAACTTTTAAGGCTTTTAAGGGTTAAAATTTGGCAGCAGtatcaattaattacaaaacACTTGCAAGAGTCGATTTAACCCAGAACTATCTGGGGTTAGACCAATTTGGGAATTGGATCGTTGATCGTAGTGTCAACTCAGTTCGAACTTTGGAAGTCCGGCATGAAgtcaattacaattttttaaattcagaatGCCGGTCCATGTACCGGTGACAAAATAACCGTTAGAAGAAACCTTTGACTGCTCGTGGAATGATTTTTACAAACTAATATTGGTGTCCGGGTTCATTCGTGGGTGTCTCAGGTACCGCGTCATCGGCAAAAATTCACCGAACGAATTGATATGTATAGTTCGGAGCGGTGCGTATAAAAAGAAGGGGACAAAGAAGTTCGC from Neodiprion virginianus isolate iyNeoVirg1 chromosome 3, iyNeoVirg1.1, whole genome shotgun sequence encodes the following:
- the LOC124300088 gene encoding probable ribosome biogenesis protein RLP24, producing MRIENCYFCSSRIYPGHGIQFVRNDSKIFKFCRSKCHAAFKKKKNPRKVKWTKAYRKTVGKELSVDPAFEFEKRRNVPLKYDRELWTKSVDAMKKIELIRQKRQNAHIMQRLRKGRELEQDRDVKEVQRDLSLIRSPAAGLKERKKLEESVEEDEKMEDSDSEEMEAEEVVL